The genomic window ACtgtacttttaattaaaaaaattacagacgCTTTCACTGACCAACCAGCTGATTTCTGGATGTTCACTCAGTAGTTTGATGTCAGATGCCTTCACCTGTCCTGAGCTTAAATAAGAAGAGTGAAAACAGCAAATATCGCAcaaaattatcatttaaaaaatattacttcagcAAAAGTATGAatgttcttgttcttttctgtgtactacatttacagtaaacatGAAAGTTACACGAATGAACACCAACTTTCCATGCATTACTGTTTGTTTGAAGTAAAGGCACATCTTTTTTTACTTAGTATTTTAGTACTTATTTTTATACaccacagtaataataataataataataataataataaagccaaAAAATGTTGACGGAAATCCGATTAACCCCATTAACCCGTTGATTGTAAAACCCAAGGTTAATTCTGTTACTCTCTATTTTTGTCTGTGTTCTGCTGTGGTTCTATTGGTTCTATGGAAGTAGAACCGCCCTCACGCCCTCCTGGGGGGGGCGCAGACAACCCGAGCGCTGCTCACCTGGGGGTGGCACCGTGCCCTCGTCCTGCGGCAGAGTCCTgctggggggggcacagagccCCAGGGGCCGGGTGATCTCCCTCCTGGCGACGGTGGCGGCGTGGTGAGACTCCTGCTTTgcggagaggcagagagagagggggcgggggaaggggagggggaggggcagggggagagagagggggcggtcCGCCGAGCGGGGAGCGCCgtaggccgccgccgccgccgccgccgccccgccgtCCTCGGGCTCGTCCCCCGAATCCGAGCTCCGGGCGCTGAGGCGTCTCATCCGAGACACCGAGTCCACCTCCCGCATGCGGGCGAGCCTCTCCGCCGCCGCCCGGCACGAGGGCGCGGTCAGCCTGTCCTGCAGGGCCTCGATGGCGCGGGAGGGGCCCCGTCcgcggccacgcccccccctcctgtccAGGGCCACCGACAGCCTCAGCCTCTCGCCGGGGAACTCCGGGAACCCCGAGGCCGGCCCCAGGTGGTTCTCCgagccgccccctccccgccccgtcGCCCCGCCCGTCTCTTTGTCCTGCGGGTCCAGCGCCACGTTGATGTCGATGTCCGCTTCCTTGTGGCGACGCCGCCACAACACGTGCGGCATCCTTTCGGTGCTGCCGAATTTCGTCATCCCGATCAGCGAGATATGCCTGCGCTCCACCGTGCCTCCCATCTCGAACTCCAGCAGttgctctcctcctcccttctgCTCCACCTTGCCTAGAGACTCCGCTGGCACGTTGATTCCTAAAATCCTGGCTGCCCTGTCCTCTAGGGACTCATTCTCGGGGATGCCCTTGGCGCACTTCACCTCGCAGAGGTTGCTCAGGTCCTCTGCTGGCGCGCCGCCGTCGGACTTCTCGTCCGTCGAGAGGACCTCCCGCTGCTTCTCTGCGACCGTCTGCTGCTTCCTGGAATCAAAACGCTTGTCGGGGTCATTGTTGTGGTAATCATcctcagaggaggaggaggaggaggaggaggagggggagcaggaggccgccgccgccgcgccgtcTCCGTCCTTTCCCACGATGCACCGGGACGCCCCTCGACCTCGGAACCTGTCCCTCTGGTTTCTGACCAAGAGCACGTTCAGGCTTCTCTCGCCCCTGAACCTGGGCAGCGAGTTCCTCTCCTTCTTTGCGTCCCTCAGGGCCTCGGCCAGAGAAGGAGGGCCGTCCTGCTGGGTGCCGAGCGCGGCGAACGTGACCACCTTGAACGAGGGGGTCTGGGGAAGAGCCACGGCGCTGGCGCCGGCGCTCCCGAGCTTAGCGGTGACGCCCCGGCTCACGCCCACCGTCGGCTCCCGGGTCAGCTGCAAGGCGTGGCACACGTCCTCGTAGTCGGGGGGGCTGGTCAGCGTGGAAGCGTCCTGCATCGGCTGCCTGGCGGCCCACGGCGCCTCCACAGGGGCGTGCTCGGGCCGGTCCGCCTCGTCCTCGTTCCAGGACTCCTTCGGGGCGAACGCGTCCGTGTTCGCGGCATTGCCACAGCGACATCCTCCTGCCGGCTTCTCCGTGATCTGAGAGGAGACGGAGGCGTACTCTCTGAAGCCAATCTCCGGGGGGGGCGGCGCCTCTTCTCTTTTTGGCGGcttgctgaagctgaagctgacgGACTTCCCAGCCGGCCTGGAGAAAGCGCTCTTCACCTCCCTGTAGGTGGGGTCCGCCGTGGCCGTCCAGCTTTCCAGTGCGCGCCTGGCCTTGTCCGTCCTGCCCAGGTGCTCGCCCGGGGGGACTTGGTCGGGGTCAGCCTTTTGGCGTTCAGGGATCTGCACCGTTTCGATGATGTTATTGCTGACTGTTTCCAGCTCCAGGATGTCCCTGTAGGCCTCGTCCAGGTCCTCGATGCACTGGTCCACACTGGACCCTTTGATgatctgctgctgcagctccttGTTGAAGGACTCCAGCTCCTCGATGGCATCCCACGGGCGGCGGCTGATAGGTTTCAGCAGGAACTGGCCAAAGGCTTCCGGACCGGAACCGGCGGACGGCGGCTTGCCCCGGCTCTGGTTCTGGCCTTTCTGGGCCGGAAGGCAGTCCGGCTCCTCCCGGTTTCCTGAGGGTTGTGGTTgtgggggcggcggcggcggcggcggcgactgAGCTGTGCTCTTCTGAAGCGGGCCGGAGGCGAAGTTGGAGGTCCTGGAGAAGGCGCTGTTGCTGGACTGGTTCAGGTTCTTCTGACCTTTCATCGGGTACCCGTAGCGGTTGCTGCAGTCGGTGCCCACCCCGCTGTCGGTGGTGGTGTCTGAGGCCGAGCGAGGCTGGTCTTGTGCTTGCTGGTCCGCGAGGCCCTGCGGGGGAGCCCGGGGGACCTCAGGGGAGCAGGTCTGGGTCTCCTGATCCCTGTACTGATCGCCGGGCCAGGACCCAGAGCTGAGGTCATGgccggggtggagggggtggaccTCCTTCCCCAGGACGGGGTGTTTTTTGGGGCCTCTGTTGCTCTTCATGCCCCCGGTGAGCGCCTGGAGCTCCAGGTCCGTGGACGATGTGCTTAGGAGACTTTGGTTTTGCAGGTGGCCCGATCCGTCCTCGTCCGAGCCTTGCGCCAGGTCCGTCGGCTTCTCGCGGTCGGCCGGCTCGGCGTCGTCCGCGACCGACGGCGTGCGGATGGGGATGGAGACCAGGCAGAATATCGTCTCGGTGAGTTTCCTCTTAGCGCTCTTGCTCTTCTCCGTCTCGGCTCCGCCCGGCTCGATCTTTTTCACTTGGGTCACCGTCTCCGGAGGGACGCCCCGGTCCGGGTTTCGGTTCTGCCAGATTGGCTTGACCAGGAAAGCTGAGGGGCACTCGACGCCTTTGACGTCAGAGACTGCGGAATCGTCGCTCCCTTTGTGCAAATCGCTATGCTGCCTGTTGCCGCCGTCCCGCTCGCTGAGAGACGTTTCGCTAGCGTCCGTGTCGGGTAATATTAGCTCCTGCGGAGGGAGAAAGGCACTGTCATGTGTAGATTGTCCTAAAACATTAGCGCTGGGAACCTCTTTGTCAACGCTCCTGATTTCGTCCAATTCAACCAGAGAGTTTCCGCAGGATCCTCCTGAGATATGCCTCACGCGCGGGTCGTCGAAGGGCAGGTACTGAACGGGTCCCAAGGGTCCCTCTTCGGCCTCCTCTTCCGGGCGACCGGGGAATGTTGGttccctgcagggggcgctcctGTCCCTCTGATGTTCTAGCCAGGAGCTTCCCACGTGCCTGGAATACCACCTCCCTAATTCCGTGCTCCCCGGCACCTGCTCCTTGACCTCTTCCACCTGGAACTGGAGACTCAGTGCTTCGCAGTTGCCCCTCTGTCCTCCCCTGTAGAGGAAGGGTCTTTTGTAGGACGGAGGAGGTATGTAACCCGGAGGCACCGCCCCGGACCCTGCGGCGGCATCGTGTGCAAAGGAGTCCCTCCCCATTGGCCCCCCTCCCTCGGAGGAACTTGCCGCCTCCCCGTCTTTCGACTTGGGTACCTGATCTCCAGCAAGCATCTCGGTGCTGCCCCTTGTCTGCTGGTGAGCCTCGTAGGAGGGAGGCTTGAGGGGCCTGCTGAACCTGGGCTTTGGTAAAAGTGCCATGTGTTGACttatcctgctgctgctgctgctgctgctctccatCCAGGGGTCCCTGCTGCCCGCCACGTTGCTGTtgtggtggtagtggtagtggtagtggtaaGGGGGGTAGCGGTGTTTGGCGTGAGGTACGTGGGAGGTGGGGCCGTTGAGCCGATGGCCCGGGTACCCGTCCAGGAGAGAGGCGGGTGTGTGGGCCTGCTGGAAGTTCTCCGGGGACAGCACCCTGGGAAGGGACTGCGACTTCCCTTTGGTCCTGGGGTGGACGGCACCCTCGGCAGGGGCTCGGTAGGCCTGCTCCTGGGCCCACAGCTTGCCCTCGCCGTCAGACAGGTGCCTGCCCAGCCCCAGCGCCGGCCGCCACTCCTCCGTGCCCAGGCTCtggcacttcctgtctcccGCCGCCGACGCCCCCACCGCCCGCCACTGCCCCTGCGCCGCGTCCCGAACCCGCAGCCACGCGCTCTCGTCCCAGCGCTGCCTGTCCGCCCGGCGCTCCTCCTGGGGCGGGGCCGCCGCCTGTGCTCTCCGCGCCCCCTCCGCCctgcccagcccccccgccgCAGCCCTCAGCTCTCGGCCGTCGGCGTAGTCCAGCAAGAGGCTGAAGTCGTGGCCCCTCCGCCGCCAGTAGAACATGTCTCGCTCCTCCCTCTCCGGCTCCCTCTGCTGGTGGGAGTACAGCTCTCTGGTTCCATTGAAAAACCTGCGAACACAGGAAAGCCTTAATCAAGCAATGCTGAAAAGCTTCGTCCAGCAGGAacacaagaacattttttaaataaaataaacaggttCAGAACAGAATCAGTACACTAAAAGTTTGCTTAACAATTAACAGTATAGCACTTGAACTATATGCCATAAAGCCTACATTATACTGTCACACGCATGGCATAATATTGATCACAACTTTACagtgacattaaatattaatatttttggaCCTGATTGGGAGGGACAGCTTTGGCTATTGTGGGAATGTTTGTGAGCTGCTATGTAGAGCATcaggtctcaaactccagtcccagagggccacagtctctgctggttttcgtgatttcctttcaatcagcagccaatcatggccttgggaacaaggtgtgcagactccttagccaatcaatgacttaaactAAGCACtgaagtgcaggaacacatcaaaaaccagcagacacagcggctctccaggatttgagtttgagatccctgatgTAGAGACGCTAGATCAAGCAACAATCAAACCAATTTACAAAGTCAGCAGTGACACTCTGGATTTTCCTTTATTCTGGTATAGCCTGACCCAGAACATAGCACCCATAGGTGTATGAACTAATTCTTTTAAGGTACAGAATCCTATGAGTATGAGGAATGCCAGCTCCACCCCTggtagcacacacacatacacacacaacacacacacacacacacacctcaaatgGCTACCCACCCctcccagctcctgctctctgtgtcttaTATCTAGGCTACTCTGGGCCAACCCTTTTTCCTAAGGCCTGAAACAGGCTAAATGGTGAATTGGAGGCTTctgacaaaacacacaaatactgaTTAGTAAAATCCATTCAAATCTGTAAATAACATatcctgaaaaaataaaactgtaaaatacaaaaagtggggga from Anguilla anguilla isolate fAngAng1 chromosome 8, fAngAng1.pri, whole genome shotgun sequence includes these protein-coding regions:
- the LOC118233446 gene encoding LOW QUALITY PROTEIN: junctional protein associated with coronary artery disease-like (The sequence of the model RefSeq protein was modified relative to this genomic sequence to represent the inferred CDS: deleted 1 base in 1 codon), giving the protein MYSVEDLLISHGYKLPRNAPPSSSSSSSCEAAQANGREAYAARGGGGRPPPAKSCPGPAGRAAGAGVCGDGNQGDTRQQRPGTLHSSSDSGFFNGTRELYSHQQREPEREERDMFYWRRRGHDFSLLLDYADGRELRAAAGGLGRAEGARRAQAAAPPQEERRADRQRWDESAWLRVRDAAQGQWRAVGASAAGDRKCQSLGTEEWRPALGLGRHLSDGEGKLWAQEQAYRAPAEGAVHPRTKGKSQSLPRVLSPENFQQAHTPASLLDGYPGHRLNGPTSHVPHAKHRYPPYHYHYHYHHNSNVAGSRDPWMESSSSSSSRISQHMALLPKPRFSRPLKPPSYEAHQQTRGSTEMLAGDQVPKSKDGEAASSSEGGGPMGRDSFAHDAAAGSGAVPPGYIPPPSYKRPFLYRGGQRGNCEALSLQFQVEEVKEQVPGSTELGRWYSRHVGSSWLEHQRDRSAPCREPTFPGRPEEEAEEGPLGPVQYLPFDDPRVRHISGGSCGNSLVELDEIRSVDKEVPSANVLGQSTHDSAFLPPQELILPDTDASETSLSERDGGNRQHSDLHKGSDDSAVSDVKGVECPSAFLVKPIWQNRNPDRGVPPETVTQVKKIEPGGAETEKSKSAKRKLTETIFCLVSIPIRTPSVADDAEPADREKPTDLAQGSDEDGSGHLQNQSLLSTSSTDLELQALTGGMKSNRGPKKHPVLGKEVHPLHPGHDLSSGSWPGDQYRDQETQTCSPEVPRAPPQGLADQQAQDQPRSASDTTTDSGVGTDCSNRYGYPMKGQKNLNQSSNSAFSRTSNFASGPLQKSTAQSPPPPPPPPQPQPSGNREEPDCLPAQKGQNQSRGKPPSAGSGPEAFGQFLLKPISRRPWDAIEELESFNKELQQQIIKGSSVDQCIEDLDEAYRDILELETVSNNIIETVQIPERQKADPDQVPPGEHLGRTDKARRALESWTATADPTYREVKSAFSRPAGKSVSFSFSKPPKREEAPPPPEIGFREYASVSSQITEKPAGGCRCGNAANTDAFAPKESWNEDEADRPEHAPVEAPWAARQPMQDASTLTSPPDYEDVCHALQLTREPTVGVSRGVTAKLGSAGASAVALPQTPSFKVVTFAALGTQQDGPPSLAEALRDAKKERNSLPRFRGERSLNVLLVRNQRDRFRGRGASRCIVGKDGDGAAAAASCSPSSSSSSSSSEDDYHNNDPDKRFDSRKQQTVAEKQREVLSTDEKSDGGAPAEDLSNLCEVKCAKGIPENESLEDRAARILGINVPAESLGKVEQKGGGEQLLEFEMGGTVERRHISLIGMTKFGSTERMPHVLWRRRHKEADIDINVALDPQDKETGGATGRGGGGSENHLGPASGFPEFPGERLRLSVALDRRGGRGRGRGPSRAIEALQDRLTAPSCRAAAERLARMREVDSVSRMRRLSARSSDSGDEPEDGGAAAAAAAAYGAPRSADR